The Nocardioides sp. S-1144 genome includes a region encoding these proteins:
- a CDS encoding glycosyltransferase family 2 protein, with product MPLPETDEQPAAPGADAGRRRVAYVLPVFNESENVAVFHAALVEATTARPDLDFEFVYVDDGSRDDSLDRLLELRADDDRVAVLGLSRNCGHQVAVTAGIDACANADAVIIMDTDLQDPPAVSIEMLGLWESGVDVVFAQRRSRQDSPFKRATAYGFYWVLDRMADIEIPRNVGDFRLMDRKVVAEVSRYREQDRFLRGIVAHVGFRQEALLFDRDPRHAGETGYPLRKMIRFAASGLVGFSTAPLRWISRLGFAISAFSVLLAIYVAGVRILVPEESVPGWAFLGVGMFLLSGLQLIMMGVIGTYLGRVYTEAQDRPLYSLALTARGSRPGAS from the coding sequence ATGCCCCTGCCCGAGACCGACGAGCAGCCCGCCGCCCCGGGTGCCGACGCCGGGCGACGTCGCGTCGCCTACGTGCTGCCGGTGTTCAACGAGTCCGAGAACGTCGCGGTGTTCCACGCCGCCCTCGTCGAGGCGACGACGGCGCGACCCGACCTCGACTTCGAGTTCGTCTACGTCGACGACGGCAGCCGCGACGACTCCCTCGACCGGCTGCTCGAGCTGCGCGCGGACGACGACCGGGTCGCCGTCCTGGGCCTGTCGCGCAACTGCGGCCACCAGGTGGCGGTGACCGCCGGCATCGACGCCTGTGCGAACGCCGACGCGGTGATCATCATGGACACCGACCTCCAGGACCCGCCGGCGGTCAGCATCGAGATGCTCGGGCTGTGGGAGAGCGGCGTCGACGTCGTCTTCGCCCAGCGCCGCAGCCGCCAGGACTCGCCGTTCAAGCGGGCCACTGCGTACGGCTTCTACTGGGTGCTCGACCGGATGGCCGACATCGAGATCCCGCGCAACGTCGGCGACTTCCGGTTGATGGACCGCAAGGTCGTGGCCGAGGTGTCGCGCTACCGCGAGCAGGACCGCTTCCTGCGGGGCATCGTGGCCCACGTCGGCTTCCGGCAGGAGGCGCTGCTCTTCGACCGCGACCCGCGCCACGCCGGCGAGACCGGCTACCCGCTGCGCAAGATGATCCGGTTCGCCGCGAGCGGCCTGGTCGGCTTCTCGACGGCGCCGCTGCGCTGGATCTCCCGGCTCGGGTTCGCCATCTCGGCGTTCTCGGTGCTGCTGGCGATCTACGTGGCCGGCGTCCGGATCCTCGTGCCGGAGGAGTCGGTCCCCGGCTGGGCGTTCCTCGGTGTCGGCATGTTCCTGCTCAGCGGCCTGCAGCTGATCATGATGGGCGTCATCGGCACCTACCTGGGCCGCGTCTACACCGAGGCCCAGGACCGCCCGCTCTACTCCCTGGCCCTGACCGCCCGCGGCTCCCGGCCCGGTGCCTCCTGA
- a CDS encoding BTAD domain-containing putative transcriptional regulator, with protein sequence MTAEALERAIGAQDRAAVLAAVGSPAHDTLLLAGVPLLERAVAVVAPDGGALPVALAWRHGYALHQAGRFAEALLVYARAGDEAGDQPGTPTDPVDVAFLHASHASTLWATGDAVASRRLSDQAVQEALACGNDSAVAAAWISQALVCVLEGDLDANLVAYEKALTAAERAGDVLTQARIHNNLGSRCNSEGRYTEALTHLDRAIALAESVAAPGPVRALSLITRSDSLLGLGRLEECLAELHLARTITRTSESPLLGLAVVGIGDANRLCGNATQAALAYREALAIAERTNNAQIIVPATSGLARVLVVDDLDEAQGLVKQALDQPAAVGQVEPLLAAGWVCLATGDKAAAGEYSRLAVREAGRRHDSRGLAESLELQSLLMSGPRAVDLLDEAGTLWRSTANSIGLATNQALRARATTDHVEEQAARRRLRALGVRDDATRIAGPLQALGGADRARVAIRTLGAFAVLCDGETVPASAWQSRKSRDALKILAGRRGRPITREALSEHLWPDSPGSGNRLSVVLSTLRGVLDPGKEHPSDHYLRADREAVRLDTEHVEIDAVVFTQTATGALRALRSGERTDLAVVEELERAAAMYTGHYLEDDPYSDWTVDVRDELLSSALEVKRELALALLGRGEQQRAIPWLVGLIADDPYDEPSHHHLITTLHQARRHGEARRAYRGYSTRMKQIGAPITPLADLLTPYT encoded by the coding sequence ATGACGGCTGAGGCTCTCGAGCGCGCGATCGGCGCCCAGGACCGCGCGGCGGTCCTGGCCGCTGTGGGCAGCCCGGCGCACGACACGCTGCTGCTCGCCGGCGTCCCGCTGCTCGAGCGCGCCGTGGCCGTCGTCGCCCCCGACGGCGGCGCCCTGCCGGTCGCGCTCGCCTGGCGCCACGGCTACGCGCTGCACCAGGCCGGTCGGTTCGCCGAGGCGCTCCTCGTCTACGCCCGCGCCGGCGACGAGGCGGGCGACCAGCCGGGCACCCCGACCGACCCGGTCGACGTCGCGTTCCTCCACGCCAGCCACGCCTCCACGCTGTGGGCCACCGGCGACGCCGTCGCCAGCCGTCGCCTGTCCGACCAGGCAGTGCAGGAGGCGCTGGCCTGCGGCAACGACTCCGCGGTCGCCGCCGCCTGGATCAGCCAGGCCCTCGTGTGCGTGCTCGAGGGCGACCTCGACGCCAACCTCGTGGCCTACGAGAAGGCCCTCACGGCCGCCGAGCGCGCGGGCGACGTCCTCACCCAGGCCCGCATCCACAACAACCTCGGCTCGCGCTGCAACTCCGAGGGCCGCTACACCGAGGCGCTGACCCACCTCGACCGGGCGATCGCCCTCGCCGAGTCGGTGGCCGCCCCCGGCCCGGTCCGCGCGCTCAGCCTCATCACCCGCTCCGACTCGCTCCTCGGCCTCGGCCGGCTCGAGGAGTGCCTGGCCGAGCTGCACCTGGCCCGCACCATCACGCGGACGTCGGAGTCGCCGCTGCTCGGCCTGGCCGTGGTCGGCATCGGCGACGCCAACCGGCTCTGCGGCAACGCCACCCAGGCCGCGCTGGCCTACCGCGAGGCCCTGGCGATCGCCGAGCGCACCAACAACGCCCAGATCATCGTGCCGGCGACCTCCGGCCTGGCCCGCGTGCTCGTCGTCGACGACCTCGACGAGGCCCAGGGCCTGGTGAAGCAGGCCCTCGACCAGCCGGCCGCCGTCGGCCAGGTCGAGCCGCTGCTCGCCGCCGGGTGGGTCTGCCTCGCAACGGGCGACAAGGCGGCCGCCGGGGAGTACTCCCGCCTCGCCGTCCGCGAGGCCGGACGCCGCCACGACTCCCGGGGGCTGGCCGAGTCCCTCGAGCTCCAGTCGCTGCTGATGTCCGGTCCGCGCGCCGTCGACCTCCTCGACGAGGCCGGCACGCTGTGGCGCAGCACCGCCAACTCCATCGGCCTGGCGACCAACCAGGCCCTGCGGGCCCGGGCGACCACCGACCACGTCGAGGAGCAGGCCGCCCGTCGGCGGCTGCGCGCGCTCGGCGTCCGCGACGACGCCACCCGGATCGCCGGACCGCTGCAGGCCCTCGGAGGCGCCGACCGCGCCCGGGTCGCGATCCGCACGCTCGGCGCGTTCGCCGTCCTGTGCGACGGCGAGACGGTGCCGGCGTCGGCCTGGCAGTCGCGCAAGTCCCGCGACGCCCTCAAGATCCTCGCCGGGCGCCGCGGGCGGCCGATCACCCGCGAGGCGCTCTCGGAGCACCTGTGGCCCGACTCCCCCGGCAGCGGCAACCGCCTCTCCGTCGTCCTGTCGACGCTGCGCGGGGTGCTCGACCCGGGGAAGGAGCACCCCTCCGACCACTACCTGCGCGCCGACCGCGAGGCCGTCCGCCTCGACACCGAGCACGTCGAGATCGACGCCGTGGTGTTCACCCAGACCGCCACCGGTGCCCTCCGGGCGCTGCGCTCCGGCGAGCGCACCGACCTCGCCGTCGTGGAGGAGCTCGAGCGGGCCGCCGCGATGTACACCGGCCACTACCTCGAGGACGACCCCTACAGCGACTGGACCGTCGACGTCCGCGACGAGCTGCTGTCGAGCGCCCTGGAGGTCAAGCGCGAGCTCGCCCTGGCGCTGCTCGGGCGCGGCGAGCAGCAGCGCGCCATCCCGTGGCTGGTCGGGCTGATCGCCGACGACCCCTACGACGAGCCGTCCCACCACCACCTCATCACGACCCTGCACCAGGCGCGCCGGCACGGCGAGGCCCGGCGGGCCTACCGCGGCTACAGCACCCGGATGAAGCAGATCGGCGCTCCCATCACGCCGCTCGCCGACCTGCTGACGCCCTACACCTAG
- a CDS encoding DUF6542 domain-containing protein has protein sequence MNLPGSRTVWEEGHEPGREMAALGVALALTAAAVDLLLTAQVGLLFDLGFVVLCVGLALAVRLPDFFTVGVLPPLLMLSTFLLLAMSRSEAIARADDGVVQAVISGLSHHAVALALGYGLALVVLVVRQRVAAARHALDGDAADVPAGAEAPLRRSGPGPRLPA, from the coding sequence GTGAACCTGCCCGGGTCCCGCACGGTGTGGGAGGAAGGTCACGAGCCCGGCCGCGAGATGGCCGCGCTCGGGGTGGCCCTCGCCCTCACCGCGGCCGCCGTCGACCTGCTGCTCACCGCCCAGGTCGGGCTGCTCTTCGACCTCGGCTTCGTCGTCCTCTGCGTCGGGCTCGCGCTCGCGGTCCGGCTGCCCGACTTCTTCACCGTCGGCGTCCTGCCACCGCTGCTGATGCTGTCGACGTTCCTGCTGCTCGCGATGTCGCGTTCCGAGGCGATCGCCCGCGCCGACGACGGCGTCGTCCAGGCCGTCATCTCCGGGCTGTCGCACCACGCCGTGGCACTGGCCCTCGGCTACGGGCTCGCGCTCGTCGTCCTCGTCGTCCGGCAGCGGGTCGCGGCGGCCCGCCACGCCCTCGACGGCGACGCCGCCGACGTCCCCGCCGGCGCCGAGGCCCCGCTCAGGCGAAGCGGTCCGGGTCCCCGGCTCCCCGCCTGA
- a CDS encoding DNA recombination protein RmuC, which yields MDTGTAATLALGLLLGLVAGGALGYATGLLRARVEPAAAPVDTAAERRLDAALDQQAVVRESLERLHDQMRDLEHNRISWQSQLHQQVSDMRSSTDSLRRETQTLSTALRKPQVRGQWGELHLRRAVELAGMVDRCDFSEQVRLDDGVRRPDLVVHLAGGRSVVVDSKVPLDAFLDATGSDDDDVRAHHLARHARQLRTHVDQLGSKGYWRSLAESPEFVVLFVPAESFLSAALEEDGTLLEHAAGRGVVLATPTTLIALLRTVAHGWTHEALTTQAGEIHRLGRELHGRLGTFGAHLDRVGRSLNGAVEHYNSAVASLDSRVLVQARRFGDLGVTSDELPTPRAVPLRAVQPARRADTEEDAPRRSLEL from the coding sequence ATGGACACCGGGACCGCCGCCACGCTCGCCCTCGGCCTGCTGCTCGGCCTCGTGGCCGGTGGGGCGCTGGGGTACGCCACCGGCCTGCTGCGCGCGCGGGTGGAGCCGGCCGCGGCGCCGGTCGACACCGCGGCCGAGCGCCGGCTCGACGCGGCGCTCGACCAGCAGGCCGTCGTCCGCGAGAGCCTGGAGCGGCTGCACGACCAGATGCGCGACCTCGAGCACAACCGGATCTCCTGGCAGAGCCAGCTGCACCAGCAGGTCAGCGACATGCGCTCCTCCACCGACTCGTTGCGTCGCGAGACCCAGACGCTGTCCACCGCGCTGCGCAAGCCGCAGGTGCGCGGGCAGTGGGGCGAGCTGCACCTGCGGCGCGCCGTCGAGCTCGCCGGCATGGTCGACCGCTGCGACTTCTCCGAGCAGGTCCGCCTCGACGACGGCGTGCGCCGGCCCGACCTCGTCGTCCACCTGGCCGGCGGCCGGTCGGTCGTCGTCGACTCCAAGGTCCCGCTCGACGCCTTCCTCGACGCCACCGGGTCCGACGACGACGACGTCCGCGCCCACCACCTGGCCCGCCACGCGCGCCAGCTCCGCACCCACGTCGACCAGCTCGGCTCGAAGGGGTACTGGAGGTCGCTGGCGGAGTCGCCGGAGTTCGTCGTCCTCTTCGTGCCGGCGGAGTCGTTCCTCTCCGCGGCGCTGGAGGAGGACGGCACGCTCCTCGAGCACGCCGCCGGTCGCGGCGTCGTGCTCGCGACGCCGACCACGCTGATCGCGCTGCTGCGCACGGTGGCCCACGGCTGGACCCACGAGGCCCTCACCACCCAGGCCGGCGAGATCCACCGGCTCGGGCGCGAGCTGCACGGCCGGCTGGGCACGTTCGGCGCGCACCTCGACCGGGTGGGCCGCTCGCTCAACGGCGCCGTCGAGCACTACAACAGTGCCGTCGCCTCCCTCGACTCGCGCGTCCTGGTGCAGGCGCGCCGCTTCGGGGACCTCGGCGTCACCTCCGACGAGCTGCCCACGCCCCGCGCCGTCCCGCTCAGAGCGGTGCAGCCCGCCCGGCGCGCCGACACCGAGGAGGACGCGCCGCGCCGTAGTTTGGAGCTGTGA
- a CDS encoding DUF1275 family protein — translation MRNRLAAVPSDRVHLWLMLLLTFGTGVVDAVGYLGLDRVFTGNMTGNVVILGMALVGADDLPVLGPVLALGGFMAGAALGGRVLRRAAGAWTGLTTALFAVVAVLVLALAVVLFAVGDHPGRWVEITVTTVLGAAMGVQAATARFIAVKDVTTVVVTSTITGLAADSTLGSGKGGGSGRRVLAVLLILAGAAAGAALLRWHLGAGLVLSGAVVAVATVVGAVHTTVAAATPAPG, via the coding sequence GTGAGGAACCGCCTGGCCGCCGTGCCGTCCGACCGCGTGCACCTGTGGCTGATGCTGCTGCTGACCTTCGGGACGGGGGTCGTCGACGCCGTGGGCTACCTCGGCCTCGACCGGGTGTTCACCGGCAACATGACCGGCAACGTCGTCATCCTCGGCATGGCCCTGGTCGGGGCCGACGACCTCCCGGTGCTCGGCCCGGTGCTCGCGCTGGGTGGGTTCATGGCCGGCGCCGCGCTCGGTGGCCGGGTGCTGAGGCGCGCCGCCGGCGCGTGGACCGGCCTGACGACGGCGCTGTTCGCGGTGGTGGCCGTGCTGGTGCTGGCCCTGGCGGTCGTGCTGTTCGCCGTCGGTGACCACCCCGGTCGCTGGGTCGAGATCACGGTGACCACGGTGCTCGGTGCCGCCATGGGCGTCCAGGCCGCGACCGCGCGGTTCATCGCCGTCAAGGACGTCACCACCGTCGTGGTCACCTCGACCATCACCGGCCTGGCCGCCGACTCCACGCTCGGCTCCGGCAAGGGCGGTGGCTCCGGACGCCGGGTGCTCGCCGTCCTGCTCATCCTCGCCGGCGCCGCCGCTGGCGCCGCGCTCCTGCGCTGGCACCTCGGCGCCGGGCTGGTCCTGTCCGGCGCCGTCGTCGCGGTGGCGACCGTGGTGGGCGCGGTGCACACCACGGTCGCGGCGGCGACCCCCGCGCCGGGCTAG
- a CDS encoding GtrA family protein: protein MKPVLSPTLVRFAGVGVVNTALDLGLFLLLHDRFGIVLANFVSTSAGMTFSFVVNGLFTFSAGRLTLRHALLFLASTGTVMWLFQPLVIHLLVDVVEPLPVVKVLSIGVSFVANFVAYRYVVWPTTEAGATP from the coding sequence CTGAAGCCCGTCCTCTCGCCGACCCTGGTCCGGTTCGCCGGCGTCGGCGTCGTCAACACCGCGCTCGACCTCGGCCTGTTCCTGCTGCTGCACGACCGGTTCGGCATCGTGCTGGCCAACTTCGTCTCGACCAGCGCTGGGATGACGTTCAGCTTCGTGGTCAACGGGCTGTTCACCTTCTCCGCCGGCCGCCTGACCCTGCGGCACGCGCTGCTCTTCCTCGCCTCGACCGGCACGGTGATGTGGCTCTTCCAGCCCCTCGTCATCCACCTGCTGGTCGACGTCGTCGAACCGCTGCCGGTGGTGAAGGTGCTCTCGATCGGCGTCTCGTTCGTGGCCAACTTCGTGGCCTACCGCTACGTCGTGTGGCCCACGACGGAGGCCGGCGCGACCCCCTGA
- a CDS encoding L-threonylcarbamoyladenylate synthase, which yields MARFVDIHPDNPQPRLVQQVVDALLDDQLIAYPTDSGYALGSRIGNRAGRDRILRIRGLDDRHHFTLVCKDFSQLGQLVHVNNAAFRAIRSATPGPYTFILPAMPEVPKRLLHPKKKTVGVRIPDHRFVQQLLEALGEPLLSSSLILPGESGPRTMGWEIKEDLDHEVDVVVEAGETPAESTTVVDWSSGEPEVIRRGAGDPDRFA from the coding sequence ATGGCCCGCTTCGTCGACATCCACCCCGACAACCCGCAGCCCCGGCTCGTGCAGCAGGTGGTCGACGCGCTGCTCGACGACCAGCTGATCGCCTACCCGACCGACTCGGGGTACGCGCTCGGGTCGCGGATCGGGAACCGGGCCGGGCGCGACCGGATCCTCCGGATCCGCGGCCTCGACGACCGGCACCACTTCACGCTCGTGTGCAAGGACTTCTCGCAGCTCGGCCAGCTGGTGCACGTGAACAACGCGGCGTTCCGGGCGATCCGGTCGGCGACGCCGGGGCCGTACACGTTCATCCTCCCCGCGATGCCCGAGGTGCCGAAGCGGCTGCTGCACCCGAAGAAGAAGACCGTCGGGGTGCGCATCCCCGACCACCGGTTCGTGCAGCAGCTGCTGGAGGCGCTGGGGGAGCCGCTGCTGAGCAGCTCGCTGATCCTGCCGGGCGAGTCCGGGCCCCGCACCATGGGCTGGGAGATCAAGGAGGACCTCGACCACGAGGTCGACGTCGTCGTGGAGGCCGGGGAGACCCCGGCGGAGTCGACGACGGTGGTCGACTGGTCGAGCGGTGAGCCCGAGGTGATCAGGCGGGGAGCCGGGGACCCGGACCGCTTCGCCTGA
- a CDS encoding EAL domain-containing protein, protein MSGDDRVLIDVLAEAATEMPWPEERIEEWLLGWSRRAVPGDVLLQDFATPPPDVSLDLGEQRFLVARRPPGGLPFSELDRRLLNALVTMATASRHAARRDARLRRQALTDELTGLWQQGHFRELLDQTMSSRSDETLAVLFLDIDGMKRLNETLGHLDADVVLQEIGVRLRSDVLPPGSFAARMGGDEFAAVVRHLEDAADLERLVAHLHETLRGPILVGEAVLQVEVSIGEALSLSGTDDPDALLRRAERQMRQRKRARTPAMLPPRWYDDRTVLRDMIDQGRVEVAYQPVVDLGAEEIVGYEALVRARQLEFGPVSPMMLIGAAAQLRMLDELTAVVLDHGLETMGSIAARAGQPLTLGVNIEFEQLHEDSRLLRSLPGRMADLDVHLVLEISERHVTRWTPSQRAIAAELAAGGIGLAVDDFGAGYSALGLLTSWDWEWVKIDRALIADTEGSGGRTVLGNVSRMIGELDQVAVAEGIETAAEAAAARALGITLAQGTYFAPPAPAEAALASVSALGLQMPTGPAPE, encoded by the coding sequence ATGAGCGGGGACGATCGCGTCCTCATCGACGTCCTCGCGGAGGCGGCCACCGAGATGCCGTGGCCCGAGGAGCGGATCGAGGAGTGGCTGCTCGGCTGGTCGCGACGGGCGGTGCCGGGCGACGTCCTGCTCCAGGACTTCGCCACGCCGCCCCCCGACGTCAGCCTGGACCTCGGCGAGCAGCGGTTCCTGGTCGCCCGTCGGCCCCCCGGCGGCCTGCCGTTCTCCGAGCTCGACCGTCGGCTGCTCAACGCGTTGGTCACGATGGCGACCGCGTCGCGGCACGCCGCCCGCCGCGACGCCCGGCTGCGCCGCCAGGCGCTCACCGACGAGCTCACCGGGCTGTGGCAGCAGGGCCACTTCCGCGAGCTGCTCGACCAGACGATGAGCTCCCGCAGCGACGAGACGCTGGCCGTGCTGTTCCTCGACATCGACGGCATGAAGCGGCTCAACGAGACCCTCGGGCACCTCGACGCCGACGTGGTGCTGCAGGAGATCGGCGTCCGGCTGCGCAGCGACGTGCTGCCGCCCGGCTCCTTCGCCGCGCGGATGGGGGGCGACGAGTTCGCCGCCGTCGTCCGGCACCTCGAGGACGCCGCCGACCTCGAGCGCCTGGTCGCCCACCTGCACGAGACGCTGCGGGGCCCGATCCTCGTCGGCGAGGCCGTCCTGCAGGTCGAGGTCAGCATCGGCGAGGCGCTGTCGCTGTCGGGCACCGACGACCCCGACGCGCTGCTGCGCCGCGCCGAGCGGCAGATGCGCCAGCGCAAGCGGGCCCGCACCCCGGCGATGCTCCCGCCCCGGTGGTACGACGACCGCACCGTGCTCCGCGACATGATCGACCAGGGCCGGGTCGAGGTGGCCTACCAGCCCGTCGTCGACCTGGGCGCCGAGGAGATCGTCGGCTACGAGGCGCTGGTGCGCGCCCGCCAGCTCGAGTTCGGCCCGGTCTCGCCGATGATGCTGATCGGCGCCGCCGCCCAGCTCCGCATGCTCGACGAGCTGACCGCCGTCGTCCTCGACCACGGGCTCGAGACGATGGGCTCGATCGCCGCGCGTGCCGGGCAGCCCCTGACCCTCGGCGTCAACATCGAGTTCGAGCAGCTGCACGAGGACAGTCGGCTGCTCCGGTCGCTGCCCGGGCGGATGGCCGACCTCGACGTCCACCTCGTGCTGGAGATCTCCGAGCGGCACGTGACCCGGTGGACGCCGTCGCAGCGCGCGATCGCGGCCGAGCTGGCCGCCGGCGGCATCGGCCTCGCCGTCGACGACTTCGGCGCCGGCTACTCCGCCCTCGGGCTGCTCACCAGCTGGGACTGGGAGTGGGTCAAGATCGACCGCGCCCTCATCGCCGACACCGAGGGCAGCGGCGGACGCACGGTGCTCGGCAACGTCAGCCGGATGATCGGCGAGCTCGACCAGGTCGCCGTCGCCGAGGGCATCGAGACCGCCGCCGAGGCCGCCGCCGCCCGCGCGCTCGGCATCACCCTCGCCCAGGGCACCTACTTCGCCCCACCCGCCCCCGCCGAGGCCGCACTCGCCTCCGTCTCCGCCCTCGGCCTCCAGATGCCCACCGGGCCAGCCCCGGAGTAG
- a CDS encoding 4-hydroxy-3-methylbut-2-enyl diphosphate reductase — protein sequence MTTDVGMPSVLSPDEAERAVLLAAPRGYCAGVDRAVVTVEKALDLYGSPVYVRKQIVHNKHVVADLESRGAVFVEELQEVPAGATVVFSAHGVSPEVHRQAEERDLKTIDATCPLVTKVHHEAKRFAADDYDILLIGHEGHEEVEGTAGEAPDHIQLVQSPADVPGIVVRDPARVAWLSQTTLSVDETLETVAAIRERFPLLLDPPSDDICYATQNRQLAVKEISPEADLVIVVGSANSSNSVRLVEVALEAGAKASYRIDDVSELDDAWLDGVRTVSVTSGASVPETLVDGVLAHLSERGYPDARAVHSAEESLIFSLPKELRRDLKAAGRS from the coding sequence ATGACCACCGACGTCGGGATGCCCTCCGTCCTCTCCCCGGACGAGGCCGAGCGCGCCGTGCTGCTGGCCGCGCCGCGCGGCTACTGCGCCGGCGTCGACCGTGCGGTCGTGACCGTCGAGAAGGCGCTCGACCTGTACGGGTCACCGGTCTACGTGCGCAAGCAGATCGTGCACAACAAGCACGTCGTCGCCGACCTGGAGTCGCGGGGCGCGGTGTTCGTCGAGGAGCTGCAGGAGGTGCCGGCCGGTGCCACGGTCGTGTTCTCCGCCCACGGCGTCTCGCCCGAGGTGCACCGCCAGGCCGAGGAGCGCGACCTCAAGACGATCGACGCGACCTGTCCGCTGGTGACCAAGGTCCACCACGAGGCCAAGCGCTTCGCTGCCGACGACTACGACATCCTGCTCATCGGCCACGAGGGGCACGAGGAGGTCGAGGGCACCGCCGGCGAGGCGCCCGACCACATCCAGCTCGTGCAGAGCCCGGCCGACGTGCCCGGCATCGTGGTCCGCGACCCCGCCCGCGTCGCCTGGCTCTCCCAGACCACGCTCTCGGTCGACGAGACGCTCGAGACCGTCGCCGCGATCCGCGAGCGCTTCCCGCTGCTGCTCGACCCGCCCAGCGACGACATCTGCTACGCCACCCAGAACCGGCAGCTCGCGGTCAAGGAGATCTCGCCGGAGGCCGACCTCGTCATCGTCGTGGGCTCGGCGAACTCCTCGAACTCGGTGCGCCTGGTCGAGGTCGCCCTCGAGGCCGGTGCGAAGGCGTCGTACCGGATCGACGACGTCTCCGAGCTCGACGACGCCTGGCTCGACGGCGTCCGCACCGTCTCGGTCACCTCGGGTGCCTCGGTCCCCGAGACCCTGGTCGACGGCGTCCTGGCCCACCTCTCCGAGCGTGGCTACCCCGACGCCCGCGCCGTGCACTCGGCCGAGGAGTCGCTCATCTTCTCGCTCCCCAAGGAGCTCCGCCGCGACCTCAAGGCCGCCGGGCGGTCCTGA
- a CDS encoding exodeoxyribonuclease III → MRLATWNVNSLRSRIGRVEAFLERHDVDVLALQETKARDDQLPLMGLQSMGYEVASAGVNQWNGVAVISRVGLDDVEVGFPGMPGWGDPVAGEARAIGVTCGGVRVWSLYVPNGRKVDDPHYVYKLDWLARLRAAAQPWLDGPTALVGDWNIAPLDEDVFDIAAFARSTHVTAPERAAFQAFLDDGYADVVRPHSPGPGGYTYWDYYRQRFERNRGMRIDFVLGSPAFASAVTGAFVDRDERAGTGASDHAPVVVDLAD, encoded by the coding sequence GTGCGCCTGGCCACCTGGAACGTCAACTCCCTGCGCTCGCGCATCGGCCGGGTCGAGGCGTTCCTCGAGCGCCACGACGTCGACGTCCTGGCGCTGCAGGAGACGAAGGCCCGCGACGACCAGCTGCCGCTGATGGGCCTGCAGTCGATGGGCTACGAGGTCGCCTCCGCCGGCGTCAACCAGTGGAACGGCGTCGCGGTCATCAGCCGGGTCGGCCTCGACGACGTCGAGGTCGGCTTCCCCGGGATGCCCGGCTGGGGCGACCCCGTCGCCGGCGAGGCCCGGGCGATCGGCGTCACCTGCGGCGGCGTCCGGGTGTGGTCGCTGTACGTGCCCAACGGGCGCAAGGTCGACGACCCCCACTACGTCTACAAGCTCGACTGGCTGGCCCGACTCCGCGCCGCCGCCCAGCCGTGGCTCGACGGCCCGACCGCGCTGGTCGGCGACTGGAACATCGCCCCGCTCGACGAGGACGTCTTCGACATCGCCGCGTTCGCCAGGTCCACCCACGTCACCGCGCCGGAGCGGGCGGCGTTCCAGGCCTTCCTCGACGACGGGTACGCCGACGTGGTCCGGCCGCACAGCCCCGGACCGGGCGGCTACACGTACTGGGACTACTACCGGCAGCGCTTCGAGCGCAACCGCGGCATGCGCATCGACTTCGTGCTCGGCTCGCCGGCGTTCGCCTCCGCCGTGACCGGCGCGTTCGTCGACCGCGACGAGCGTGCCGGCACCGGGGCCAGCGACCACGCCCCCGTCGTGGTCGACCTCGCCGACTGA